Proteins encoded together in one Epinephelus moara isolate mb chromosome 2, YSFRI_EMoa_1.0, whole genome shotgun sequence window:
- the pld3 gene encoding 5'-3' exonuclease PLD3 has product MKTDITYNQLVDVERRRQESHRKAQVYSRCVIALATVATVLLATMALYNLLTQRVSSSHPAPSSSLHLPQAESCSDRCKIVLVESIPEGLEFNSSTVHPSIFQAWLNLMGEARSSVDIASFYWTLTNEDTGTHEPTAYQGETILNTLAELSGKVSVRIAVNTPQESQPREDLRRLNDSGANIRTVNMRELTSGVLHTKFWVVDKKHIYIGSANMDWRSLTQVKELGAVVYNCSCLAADLGKIFEAYWFLGESQSIPSPWPTSFSTLYNKDTPLQLPLNNTPSNVYLSSSPPSFCAAGRTPDLQSILSVMEDAQSFIYIAVMNYLPTMEFSHPKRYWADIDTQLRRVGYEKRVKVRLLISCWASTQPVMFPFLKSLASVYDPKSKLDIQVRLFVVPASPKQKDIPFARVNHNKYMVTDKIAYIGTSNWSGDYFVSTAGSALVINQTASQSPEQTVQSQLKAVFERDWDSAYSTPLTQHSNLKDFC; this is encoded by the exons ATGAAGACGGACATCACTTACAATCAG CTGGTGGacgtggagaggaggagacaagaATCCCACAGGAAAGCACAGGTG TATTCCAGATGTGTGATAGCTCTGGCCACTGTCGCCACTGTGCTACTGGCCACCATGGCCCTCTATAACCTCCTGACACAAAGGGTTTCCTCCTCCCATCCTGCCCCAAGCAGCAGCCTCCATCTGCCCCAGGCCGAGTCCTGCTCAGACCGCTGCAA AATCGTTCTGGTGGAGAGCATCCCAGAAGGACTGGAGTTTAATTCCAGCACCGTTCACCCCTCCATCTTCCAGGCCTGGCTCAATCTGATGGGCGAGGCTCGCAGCAGTGTCGACATCGCCTCCTTCTATTGGACGCTCACTAACGAAGACACTGGCACTCATGAGCCGACAGCCTATCAG GGTGAGACCATTCTGAACACACTAGCTGAACTTTCGGGGAAGGTGTCTGTTCGTATCGCAGTGAACACACCACAGGAGAGTCAACCACGAGAAGACCTCAGACGGCTCAATGACTCAG gagcTAATATCAGGACAGTTAACATGAGAGAGCTCACCTCAGGCGTCCTCCACACAAAGTTCTGGGTTGTGGACaagaaacacatttacattGGTAGTGCCAACATGGACTGGAGGTCCctcacacag GTGAAGGAGCTGGGTGCAGTGGTCTACAACTGCAGCTGCTTGGCTGCAGACTTGGGTAAGATCTTTGAAGCCTATTGGTTCCTGGGGGAGAGTCAGTCAATCCCATCACCTTGGCCCACCAGCTTTTCCACCCTCTACAACAAGGACACACCCCTCCAGCTTCCACTCAACAACACGCCGTCCAACGTCTACCTGTCG AGTTCCCCTCCGTCTTTCTGTGCAGCCGGCAGGACTCCAGACCTTCAATCCATCCTCAGTGTGATGGAGGATGCCCAGAGCTTCATCTACATCGCTGTCATGAACTACCTACCCACCATGGAATTCTCACATCCTAAAAG GTACTGGGCAGACATCGACACCCAGCTGAGGCGAGTCGGGTACGAGAAGCGGGTCAAAGTGCGCCTGCTGATCAGCTGCTGGGCAAGCACCCAGCCGGTTATGTTTCCCTTCTTGAAGTCTCTGGCCTCAGTTTATGACCCCAAGAGCAAACTGGACATTCAGGTG AGGCTGTTTGTGGTGCCTGCCAGCCCCAAACAGAAGGACATTCCCTTTGCCAGAGTCAACCACAACAAATACATGGTGACTGACAAGATAGCCTACATAG GTACATCCAACTGGTCAGGTGACTACTTCGTAAGCACAGCCGGCTCAGCATTGGTTATCAACCAGACTGCATCACAGTCACCGGAGCaaactgtccaatcacagctgaAGGCTGTGTTTGAGAGGGACTGGGACTCTGCCTACAGCACTCCTCTTACCCAGCACTCAAATCTCAAAGACTTTTGTTAG